One segment of Streptomyces sp. YIM 121038 DNA contains the following:
- a CDS encoding roadblock/LC7 domain-containing protein, giving the protein MIQQRANFDWMLKELADGVHGTRQIVVLSADGLRIARHGGDPDGADRLAAACAGLQSLAAAVATEIPESDGKMRMVIIEVNGGYFYMMAAGAGAFLAVLADETVDAGLIGNRMRDLVVRIGAHLTSPPRRDGQAV; this is encoded by the coding sequence GTGATCCAGCAGCGGGCCAACTTCGACTGGATGCTCAAGGAGCTCGCCGACGGCGTGCACGGCACCCGGCAGATCGTGGTGCTCTCCGCCGACGGCCTGCGCATCGCACGCCACGGCGGCGACCCGGACGGCGCCGACCGCCTCGCCGCCGCCTGCGCCGGACTCCAGAGCCTCGCCGCGGCCGTCGCCACCGAGATCCCGGAGAGCGACGGCAAGATGCGCATGGTCATCATCGAGGTCAACGGCGGCTACTTCTACATGATGGCCGCGGGCGCCGGAGCCTTCCTGGCCGTGCTCGCCGACGAGACCGTGGACGCGGGCCTGATCGGCAACCGCATGCGGGACCTCGTCGTGCGCATCGGCGCCCACCTGACGAGCCCGCCGCGGCGAGACGGGCAGGCCGTATGA
- a CDS encoding ATP-binding protein, with protein sequence MVSVQSPPGGREVPYARVLLLPAMVMAAATGAAVAAVAAPARTAVAWCGAVATLVVIAVGAEAVRRARTIRELRRSHAERVAHLERRIAAVDEDTERLGQELLPETLYRVRQGEAPSEVVRHVIDGDETNRRLPLSQRVLLRSILDILDREEAMRENAQRAFVNIARRVQSIVHQQAAELREMEEFHGRNPEVFDDLLRIDHGTALIGRLADSITVLGGARPGRQWPKPVPLFSVLRGAMSRILEYQRVDLHSIAKVAIHGTKVEPLIHACAELLDNATRYSPPQTRVHVTAVEVQTGIAIEIEDGGVSLSEEARGRAERMLEQAQQGMDLNDLGETPRLGMAVVGRLSQMYDMQVSLRQSAYGGVRAVLIVPRDMLTAEPAHGLAHGIGASAVPRVNADGTVIEEARDIRRKKPRKVTTVPRPSMPLTASMEDEIPEVTEWTANGLPQRRSRVKMPLSQRYAQEAEAQRRAEAAMAAAPPQAVSPPAQKEEPEPGLWIEAFMKGVNGEDPADRPDDPAAPQHHRTENDHGSTDHADEGGWK encoded by the coding sequence ATGGTGAGTGTTCAATCGCCTCCCGGTGGCCGAGAAGTCCCTTACGCACGCGTGCTGTTGCTGCCCGCCATGGTGATGGCCGCGGCGACCGGAGCCGCCGTCGCCGCCGTCGCGGCCCCGGCCCGGACCGCCGTGGCCTGGTGCGGCGCCGTCGCCACGCTCGTGGTGATCGCCGTGGGCGCCGAGGCCGTACGCCGCGCCCGTACCATCCGGGAGCTGCGCAGGAGTCACGCGGAGCGGGTCGCCCACCTGGAGCGGCGCATCGCGGCCGTCGACGAGGACACCGAACGACTCGGGCAGGAGCTGCTGCCCGAGACCCTCTACCGGGTCCGGCAGGGCGAGGCTCCCTCTGAGGTCGTCCGCCACGTCATCGACGGCGACGAGACCAACCGCCGTCTGCCGCTCTCGCAGCGCGTGCTCCTTCGCTCTATCCTGGACATCCTGGACCGCGAGGAGGCGATGCGCGAGAACGCCCAGCGCGCCTTCGTCAACATCGCCCGCCGCGTGCAGTCCATCGTCCACCAACAGGCCGCGGAACTCCGTGAGATGGAGGAGTTCCACGGCCGCAACCCCGAGGTCTTCGACGACCTGCTGCGCATCGACCACGGCACGGCCCTCATCGGCCGTCTCGCCGACTCGATCACGGTCCTCGGCGGGGCCCGGCCCGGCCGGCAGTGGCCCAAGCCCGTCCCGCTGTTCAGCGTGTTGCGCGGCGCCATGTCCCGCATCCTGGAGTACCAGCGCGTCGACCTGCACTCCATCGCCAAGGTCGCCATCCACGGCACCAAGGTCGAGCCGCTCATCCACGCCTGCGCCGAACTCCTCGACAACGCCACCCGCTACTCCCCGCCGCAGACCCGGGTGCACGTCACCGCGGTCGAGGTGCAGACGGGCATCGCCATCGAGATCGAGGACGGCGGCGTCAGCCTCAGCGAGGAGGCCCGCGGCCGCGCCGAGCGCATGCTCGAACAGGCCCAGCAGGGCATGGACCTGAACGACCTCGGCGAGACCCCGCGGCTCGGCATGGCGGTCGTGGGACGGCTCTCGCAGATGTACGACATGCAGGTCTCCCTGCGGCAGTCCGCCTACGGCGGCGTGCGCGCCGTCCTCATCGTGCCGCGCGACATGCTCACCGCCGAACCCGCGCACGGCCTCGCGCACGGCATCGGCGCCTCCGCGGTACCGCGCGTCAACGCCGACGGCACGGTCATCGAGGAGGCCCGCGACATCCGGCGCAAGAAGCCGCGCAAGGTCACCACCGTGCCGCGCCCCTCCATGCCGCTCACCGCGTCCATGGAGGACGAGATCCCCGAAGTCACCGAGTGGACGGCCAACGGCCTTCCCCAGCGCAGGAGTCGAGTCAAGATGCCCCTCAGCCAGCGCTACGCGCAGGAGGCGGAGGCACAGCGGCGCGCCGAGGCGGCCATGGCCGCCGCGCCCCCGCAGGCCGTCAGCCCGCCCGCCCAGAAGGAGGAGCCCGAGCCCGGTCTGTGGATCGAGGCCTTCATGAAGGGCGTCAACGGCGAGGACCCGGCCGACCGGCCGGACGACCCGGCGGCCCCGCAGCACCACCGCACCGAGAACGACCACGGCAGCACCGACCACGCCGACGAGGGGGGCTGGAAGTGA
- a CDS encoding DUF742 domain-containing protein: MTHPQDPPYDDPHDPRFQAEVTAQRERRSQEPAANPARLYILTGEDSERAPLDLVTLIVAKGQPSPTAQPEHSALLRLCRTPLSVAELSAYLVLPFSVVTVLLTELLAADLVQARAPLVRSALPDRSLLEAVMHGLQKL; this comes from the coding sequence ATGACTCATCCGCAAGACCCCCCGTACGACGATCCCCACGACCCCCGCTTCCAGGCCGAGGTAACCGCGCAGCGGGAGCGCCGCAGCCAGGAGCCCGCCGCCAACCCGGCCCGGCTCTACATCCTCACCGGTGAGGACTCCGAGCGGGCACCGCTCGACCTGGTCACGCTGATCGTCGCCAAAGGACAGCCGTCGCCGACGGCGCAGCCGGAGCACTCCGCCCTGCTGCGCCTGTGCCGGACCCCGCTGTCCGTGGCGGAGCTCTCGGCCTATCTGGTGCTGCCGTTCAGCGTGGTGACCGTGCTCCTCACGGAGCTGCTCGCGGCGGACTTAGTGCAGGCGCGCGCTCCGCTCGTGCGCTCCGCGCTCCCCGACCGTTCCCTCCTCGAAGCGGTGATGCATGGACTTCAAAAGCTCTGA